Proteins co-encoded in one Populus trichocarpa isolate Nisqually-1 chromosome 10, P.trichocarpa_v4.1, whole genome shotgun sequence genomic window:
- the LOC7462642 gene encoding probable potassium transporter 17 isoform X1 — MLGGGGGGQGGSGQELRAADSAANKREFVVNVESSSSNRHSLNLRNSAFFIPPPPLTITTAHPEERGRWETVVLAYKTLGVVFGGLVTSPLYVYPSMPLKSPTEQDYLGIYSIMFWTLTLIGVVKYTSIALKADDQGEGGTFALYSLLCRNMNIGILSSKQAQTNSSLSHSVLHGSTENKSRLGIFFERSIVARRVLLFIAMLGTCMLIGDGILTPAISVLSAMDGIRAPFPSVSKSLVEALSAGVLVVLFLLQKFGTSRVSFMFSPIMGAWTLCTPLVGIYSIIQHYPSIFKALSPHYIFRFFWRNGKEGWLLLGGTVLCITGSEALFADLGHFNRSSIQIAFLLTIYPSLVLTYAGQTAYLIKNPNDHDDGFYKFIPTTIYWPIFIIATLAAVVASQSLISATFSVIKQSVVLDYFPKIKVVHTSSNKEGEVYSPEVNCILMILCVAVILIFGDGKDIGNAFGVVVSLVMLITTILLTLVMIMIWRTPPWLVAIYFFIFFTMEGVYASAVLSKIPEGGWIPFAISFILAFIMFGWFYGRQKKIEYELTHKIDLGRLGILLSEPGIQRVPGFCFFYTNIQDGLTPILGHYIKNMKSLHTVTIFTTLRYLLVPKVAAHERIVVNKLGLEGVYGCVIQYGYADSLNLEGDDFLSQVTDSLQLCIQNCSGCVTSDHEEVQEEISTFEEAKLAGVVHIRGKTRFYIGNNCGWFERSMLAFYEFLHSNCRSALPALGVPLPQRIEVGMLYEA, encoded by the exons ATgttaggaggaggaggaggagggcaGGGTGGGTCTGGGCAGGAGTTGAGAGCGGCAGACTCAGCGGCAAATAAGAGGGAGTTTGTTGTAAATGTGGAGTCATCTAGTTCGAATCGCCACTCCCTTAATCTTCGCAACAGCGCCTTCTTCatcccaccaccaccacttacTATTACTACCGCTCACCCCGAG GAGAGGGGAAGATGGGAGACAGTGGTGCTAGCATACAAGACACTTGGAGTTGTCTTTGGAGGGCTTGTGACATCACCATTATATGTATATCCATCAATGCCATTGAAGTCTCCTACTGAACAGGACTATTTGGGAATCTATAGCATCATGTTTTGGACTCTCACACTCATCGGGGTTGTTAAATACACCAGTATAGCCCTTAAGGCTGATGATCAGGGCGAAG GTGGAACATTTGCTCTGTACTCGTTGCTCTGTAGGAATATGAATATCGGTATCCTTTCCTCCAAACAAGCACAGACAAACTCAAGTTTATCTCACTCTGTCTTGCATGGAAGCACTGAGAATAAAAGCagacttggaattttttttgaaagaagcatAGTTGCCAGGAGAGTACTACTTTTCATTGCCATGTTAGGCACATGCATGTTAATTGGGGATGGTATACTTACACCTGCAATCTCAG TGTTGTCAGCTATGGATGGAATAAGAGCACCTTTTCCTTCTGTCAGCAAAT CTTTGGTGGAAGCACTTTCTGCAGGAGTTCTAGTTGTTTTGTTTCTGCTACAAAAGTTTGGCACCTCTAGAGTGAGTTTTATGTTTTCCCCAATAATGGGTGCGTGGACCTTGTGTACTCCATTAGTAGGGATTTATAGCATCATTCAGCATTACCCTAGCATATTCAAGGCTTTGTCACCTCACTACATATTCCGCTTCTTTTGGAGAAATGGAAAGGAAGGCTGGCTGTTACTTGGAGGAACTGTTCTCTGTATCACAG GTTCTGAAGCACTGTTTGCGGATCTCGGTCATTTTAACAGGAGCTCAATTCAG ATCGCCTTTTTGCTCACAATATATCCATCACTTGTTCTGACATATGCGGGGCAAACTGCATACCTTATCAAGAACCCAAATGATCATGATGATGGATTTTACAAGTTTATACCTACAACAATTTATTGGCCGATCTTTATCATAGCCACCCTAGCTGCTGTTGTTGCAAGCCAGTCATTGATATCAGCCACCTTCTCTGTCATCAAGCAATCCGTTGTTCTGGATTATTTCCCTAAAATTAAGGTGGTGCATACATCTTCTAACAAAGAGGGTGAAGTCTACTCCCCAGAAGTCAATTGCATTCTCATGATTCTTTGCGTTGCAGTGATACTTATTTTTGGAGATGGAAAGGATATCGGAAATGCTTTTG GTGTTGTTGTTAGTCTAGTGATGCTTATCACCACAATATTACTGACATTAGTTATGATCATGATATGGAGAACTCCGCCATGGCTGGTTGCAATTTacttcttcatattttttacgATGGAAGGGGTTTATGCCAGTGCTGTTTTGAGTAAAATACCTGAGGGTGGATGGATTCCTTTTGCCATTTCTTTTATCCTTGCTTTCATCATGTTTGGCTGGTTCTATGGAAGGCAGAAGAAGATAGAGTATGAGTTGACTCACAAGATAGACTTGGGAAGACTGGGAATACTATTATCCGAGCCAGGTATACAGAGGGTTCCAGGATTTTGCTTCTTTTACACCAACATTCAAGATGGCCTGACGCCTATCCTTGgacattatattaaaaacatgaaatctcTACACACAGTCACTATTTTCACCACGCTTCGATATTTATTGGTGCCCAAGGTTGCTGCGCATGAGAGGATTGTTGTCAACAAACTTGGCCTTGAAGGAGTTTATGGGTGCGTGATTCAATATGGCTATGCAGATTCCTTAAATCTCGAAGGAGATGACTTTTTAAGTCAAGTTACAGATAGCTTGCAGTTGTGCATACAAAACTGCTCTGGCTGCGTAACATCCGATCATGAAGAGGTTCAGGAAGAGATTTCTACATTTGAAGAAGCAAAGCTGGCTGGAGTGGTTCACATTCGAGGGAAGACAAGGTTTTATATAGGCAACAACTGTGGTTGGTTTGAAAGAAGCATGCTTGCATTTTATGAATTCTTGCACAGTAATTGTAGGTCTGCGCTGCCAGCCCTTGGGGTGCCACTACCACAGCGTATTGAGGTTGGAATGCTCTATGAAGCTTGA
- the LOC7462642 gene encoding probable potassium transporter 17 isoform X3, whose amino-acid sequence MLGGGGGGQGGSGQELRAADSAANKREFVVNVESSSSNRHSLNLRNSAFFIPPPPLTITTAHPEERGRWETVVLAYKTLGVVFGGLVTSPLYVYPSMPLKSPTEQDYLGIYSIMFWTLTLIGVVKYTSIALKADDQGEGGTFALYSLLCRNMNIGILSSKQAQTNSSLSHSVLHGSTENKSRLGIFFERSIVARRVLLFIAMLGTCMLIGDGILTPAISVLSAMDGIRAPFPSVSKCSEALFADLGHFNRSSIQIAFLLTIYPSLVLTYAGQTAYLIKNPNDHDDGFYKFIPTTIYWPIFIIATLAAVVASQSLISATFSVIKQSVVLDYFPKIKVVHTSSNKEGEVYSPEVNCILMILCVAVILIFGDGKDIGNAFGVVVSLVMLITTILLTLVMIMIWRTPPWLVAIYFFIFFTMEGVYASAVLSKIPEGGWIPFAISFILAFIMFGWFYGRQKKIEYELTHKIDLGRLGILLSEPGIQRVPGFCFFYTNIQDGLTPILGHYIKNMKSLHTVTIFTTLRYLLVPKVAAHERIVVNKLGLEGVYGCVIQYGYADSLNLEGDDFLSQVTDSLQLCIQNCSGCVTSDHEEVQEEISTFEEAKLAGVVHIRGKTRFYIGNNCGWFERSMLAFYEFLHSNCRSALPALGVPLPQRIEVGMLYEA is encoded by the exons ATgttaggaggaggaggaggagggcaGGGTGGGTCTGGGCAGGAGTTGAGAGCGGCAGACTCAGCGGCAAATAAGAGGGAGTTTGTTGTAAATGTGGAGTCATCTAGTTCGAATCGCCACTCCCTTAATCTTCGCAACAGCGCCTTCTTCatcccaccaccaccacttacTATTACTACCGCTCACCCCGAG GAGAGGGGAAGATGGGAGACAGTGGTGCTAGCATACAAGACACTTGGAGTTGTCTTTGGAGGGCTTGTGACATCACCATTATATGTATATCCATCAATGCCATTGAAGTCTCCTACTGAACAGGACTATTTGGGAATCTATAGCATCATGTTTTGGACTCTCACACTCATCGGGGTTGTTAAATACACCAGTATAGCCCTTAAGGCTGATGATCAGGGCGAAG GTGGAACATTTGCTCTGTACTCGTTGCTCTGTAGGAATATGAATATCGGTATCCTTTCCTCCAAACAAGCACAGACAAACTCAAGTTTATCTCACTCTGTCTTGCATGGAAGCACTGAGAATAAAAGCagacttggaattttttttgaaagaagcatAGTTGCCAGGAGAGTACTACTTTTCATTGCCATGTTAGGCACATGCATGTTAATTGGGGATGGTATACTTACACCTGCAATCTCAG TGTTGTCAGCTATGGATGGAATAAGAGCACCTTTTCCTTCTGTCAGCAAAT GTTCTGAAGCACTGTTTGCGGATCTCGGTCATTTTAACAGGAGCTCAATTCAG ATCGCCTTTTTGCTCACAATATATCCATCACTTGTTCTGACATATGCGGGGCAAACTGCATACCTTATCAAGAACCCAAATGATCATGATGATGGATTTTACAAGTTTATACCTACAACAATTTATTGGCCGATCTTTATCATAGCCACCCTAGCTGCTGTTGTTGCAAGCCAGTCATTGATATCAGCCACCTTCTCTGTCATCAAGCAATCCGTTGTTCTGGATTATTTCCCTAAAATTAAGGTGGTGCATACATCTTCTAACAAAGAGGGTGAAGTCTACTCCCCAGAAGTCAATTGCATTCTCATGATTCTTTGCGTTGCAGTGATACTTATTTTTGGAGATGGAAAGGATATCGGAAATGCTTTTG GTGTTGTTGTTAGTCTAGTGATGCTTATCACCACAATATTACTGACATTAGTTATGATCATGATATGGAGAACTCCGCCATGGCTGGTTGCAATTTacttcttcatattttttacgATGGAAGGGGTTTATGCCAGTGCTGTTTTGAGTAAAATACCTGAGGGTGGATGGATTCCTTTTGCCATTTCTTTTATCCTTGCTTTCATCATGTTTGGCTGGTTCTATGGAAGGCAGAAGAAGATAGAGTATGAGTTGACTCACAAGATAGACTTGGGAAGACTGGGAATACTATTATCCGAGCCAGGTATACAGAGGGTTCCAGGATTTTGCTTCTTTTACACCAACATTCAAGATGGCCTGACGCCTATCCTTGgacattatattaaaaacatgaaatctcTACACACAGTCACTATTTTCACCACGCTTCGATATTTATTGGTGCCCAAGGTTGCTGCGCATGAGAGGATTGTTGTCAACAAACTTGGCCTTGAAGGAGTTTATGGGTGCGTGATTCAATATGGCTATGCAGATTCCTTAAATCTCGAAGGAGATGACTTTTTAAGTCAAGTTACAGATAGCTTGCAGTTGTGCATACAAAACTGCTCTGGCTGCGTAACATCCGATCATGAAGAGGTTCAGGAAGAGATTTCTACATTTGAAGAAGCAAAGCTGGCTGGAGTGGTTCACATTCGAGGGAAGACAAGGTTTTATATAGGCAACAACTGTGGTTGGTTTGAAAGAAGCATGCTTGCATTTTATGAATTCTTGCACAGTAATTGTAGGTCTGCGCTGCCAGCCCTTGGGGTGCCACTACCACAGCGTATTGAGGTTGGAATGCTCTATGAAGCTTGA
- the LOC7462642 gene encoding probable potassium transporter 17 isoform X2: MLGGGGGGQGGSGQELRAADSAANKREFVVNVESSSSNRHSLNLRNSAFFIPPPPLTITTAHPEERGRWETVVLAYKTLGVVFGGLVTSPLYVYPSMPLKSPTEQDYLGIYSIMFWTLTLIGVVKYTSIALKADDQGEGGTFALYSLLCRNMNIGILSSKQAQTNSSLSHSVLHGSTENKSRLGIFFERSIVARRVLLFIAMLGTCMLIGDGILTPAISALVEALSAGVLVVLFLLQKFGTSRVSFMFSPIMGAWTLCTPLVGIYSIIQHYPSIFKALSPHYIFRFFWRNGKEGWLLLGGTVLCITGSEALFADLGHFNRSSIQIAFLLTIYPSLVLTYAGQTAYLIKNPNDHDDGFYKFIPTTIYWPIFIIATLAAVVASQSLISATFSVIKQSVVLDYFPKIKVVHTSSNKEGEVYSPEVNCILMILCVAVILIFGDGKDIGNAFGVVVSLVMLITTILLTLVMIMIWRTPPWLVAIYFFIFFTMEGVYASAVLSKIPEGGWIPFAISFILAFIMFGWFYGRQKKIEYELTHKIDLGRLGILLSEPGIQRVPGFCFFYTNIQDGLTPILGHYIKNMKSLHTVTIFTTLRYLLVPKVAAHERIVVNKLGLEGVYGCVIQYGYADSLNLEGDDFLSQVTDSLQLCIQNCSGCVTSDHEEVQEEISTFEEAKLAGVVHIRGKTRFYIGNNCGWFERSMLAFYEFLHSNCRSALPALGVPLPQRIEVGMLYEA; encoded by the exons ATgttaggaggaggaggaggagggcaGGGTGGGTCTGGGCAGGAGTTGAGAGCGGCAGACTCAGCGGCAAATAAGAGGGAGTTTGTTGTAAATGTGGAGTCATCTAGTTCGAATCGCCACTCCCTTAATCTTCGCAACAGCGCCTTCTTCatcccaccaccaccacttacTATTACTACCGCTCACCCCGAG GAGAGGGGAAGATGGGAGACAGTGGTGCTAGCATACAAGACACTTGGAGTTGTCTTTGGAGGGCTTGTGACATCACCATTATATGTATATCCATCAATGCCATTGAAGTCTCCTACTGAACAGGACTATTTGGGAATCTATAGCATCATGTTTTGGACTCTCACACTCATCGGGGTTGTTAAATACACCAGTATAGCCCTTAAGGCTGATGATCAGGGCGAAG GTGGAACATTTGCTCTGTACTCGTTGCTCTGTAGGAATATGAATATCGGTATCCTTTCCTCCAAACAAGCACAGACAAACTCAAGTTTATCTCACTCTGTCTTGCATGGAAGCACTGAGAATAAAAGCagacttggaattttttttgaaagaagcatAGTTGCCAGGAGAGTACTACTTTTCATTGCCATGTTAGGCACATGCATGTTAATTGGGGATGGTATACTTACACCTGCAATCTCAG CTTTGGTGGAAGCACTTTCTGCAGGAGTTCTAGTTGTTTTGTTTCTGCTACAAAAGTTTGGCACCTCTAGAGTGAGTTTTATGTTTTCCCCAATAATGGGTGCGTGGACCTTGTGTACTCCATTAGTAGGGATTTATAGCATCATTCAGCATTACCCTAGCATATTCAAGGCTTTGTCACCTCACTACATATTCCGCTTCTTTTGGAGAAATGGAAAGGAAGGCTGGCTGTTACTTGGAGGAACTGTTCTCTGTATCACAG GTTCTGAAGCACTGTTTGCGGATCTCGGTCATTTTAACAGGAGCTCAATTCAG ATCGCCTTTTTGCTCACAATATATCCATCACTTGTTCTGACATATGCGGGGCAAACTGCATACCTTATCAAGAACCCAAATGATCATGATGATGGATTTTACAAGTTTATACCTACAACAATTTATTGGCCGATCTTTATCATAGCCACCCTAGCTGCTGTTGTTGCAAGCCAGTCATTGATATCAGCCACCTTCTCTGTCATCAAGCAATCCGTTGTTCTGGATTATTTCCCTAAAATTAAGGTGGTGCATACATCTTCTAACAAAGAGGGTGAAGTCTACTCCCCAGAAGTCAATTGCATTCTCATGATTCTTTGCGTTGCAGTGATACTTATTTTTGGAGATGGAAAGGATATCGGAAATGCTTTTG GTGTTGTTGTTAGTCTAGTGATGCTTATCACCACAATATTACTGACATTAGTTATGATCATGATATGGAGAACTCCGCCATGGCTGGTTGCAATTTacttcttcatattttttacgATGGAAGGGGTTTATGCCAGTGCTGTTTTGAGTAAAATACCTGAGGGTGGATGGATTCCTTTTGCCATTTCTTTTATCCTTGCTTTCATCATGTTTGGCTGGTTCTATGGAAGGCAGAAGAAGATAGAGTATGAGTTGACTCACAAGATAGACTTGGGAAGACTGGGAATACTATTATCCGAGCCAGGTATACAGAGGGTTCCAGGATTTTGCTTCTTTTACACCAACATTCAAGATGGCCTGACGCCTATCCTTGgacattatattaaaaacatgaaatctcTACACACAGTCACTATTTTCACCACGCTTCGATATTTATTGGTGCCCAAGGTTGCTGCGCATGAGAGGATTGTTGTCAACAAACTTGGCCTTGAAGGAGTTTATGGGTGCGTGATTCAATATGGCTATGCAGATTCCTTAAATCTCGAAGGAGATGACTTTTTAAGTCAAGTTACAGATAGCTTGCAGTTGTGCATACAAAACTGCTCTGGCTGCGTAACATCCGATCATGAAGAGGTTCAGGAAGAGATTTCTACATTTGAAGAAGCAAAGCTGGCTGGAGTGGTTCACATTCGAGGGAAGACAAGGTTTTATATAGGCAACAACTGTGGTTGGTTTGAAAGAAGCATGCTTGCATTTTATGAATTCTTGCACAGTAATTGTAGGTCTGCGCTGCCAGCCCTTGGGGTGCCACTACCACAGCGTATTGAGGTTGGAATGCTCTATGAAGCTTGA
- the LOC7462642 gene encoding probable potassium transporter 17 isoform X4, producing the protein MLGGGGGGQGGSGQELRAADSAANKREFVVNVESSSSNRHSLNLRNSAFFIPPPPLTITTAHPEERGRWETVVLAYKTLGVVFGGLVTSPLYVYPSMPLKSPTEQDYLGIYSIMFWTLTLIGVVKYTSIALKADDQGEGGTFALYSLLCRNMNIGILSSKQAQTNSSLSHSVLHGSTENKSRLGIFFERSIVARRVLLFIAMLGTCMLIGDGILTPAISGSEALFADLGHFNRSSIQIAFLLTIYPSLVLTYAGQTAYLIKNPNDHDDGFYKFIPTTIYWPIFIIATLAAVVASQSLISATFSVIKQSVVLDYFPKIKVVHTSSNKEGEVYSPEVNCILMILCVAVILIFGDGKDIGNAFGVVVSLVMLITTILLTLVMIMIWRTPPWLVAIYFFIFFTMEGVYASAVLSKIPEGGWIPFAISFILAFIMFGWFYGRQKKIEYELTHKIDLGRLGILLSEPGIQRVPGFCFFYTNIQDGLTPILGHYIKNMKSLHTVTIFTTLRYLLVPKVAAHERIVVNKLGLEGVYGCVIQYGYADSLNLEGDDFLSQVTDSLQLCIQNCSGCVTSDHEEVQEEISTFEEAKLAGVVHIRGKTRFYIGNNCGWFERSMLAFYEFLHSNCRSALPALGVPLPQRIEVGMLYEA; encoded by the exons ATgttaggaggaggaggaggagggcaGGGTGGGTCTGGGCAGGAGTTGAGAGCGGCAGACTCAGCGGCAAATAAGAGGGAGTTTGTTGTAAATGTGGAGTCATCTAGTTCGAATCGCCACTCCCTTAATCTTCGCAACAGCGCCTTCTTCatcccaccaccaccacttacTATTACTACCGCTCACCCCGAG GAGAGGGGAAGATGGGAGACAGTGGTGCTAGCATACAAGACACTTGGAGTTGTCTTTGGAGGGCTTGTGACATCACCATTATATGTATATCCATCAATGCCATTGAAGTCTCCTACTGAACAGGACTATTTGGGAATCTATAGCATCATGTTTTGGACTCTCACACTCATCGGGGTTGTTAAATACACCAGTATAGCCCTTAAGGCTGATGATCAGGGCGAAG GTGGAACATTTGCTCTGTACTCGTTGCTCTGTAGGAATATGAATATCGGTATCCTTTCCTCCAAACAAGCACAGACAAACTCAAGTTTATCTCACTCTGTCTTGCATGGAAGCACTGAGAATAAAAGCagacttggaattttttttgaaagaagcatAGTTGCCAGGAGAGTACTACTTTTCATTGCCATGTTAGGCACATGCATGTTAATTGGGGATGGTATACTTACACCTGCAATCTCAG GTTCTGAAGCACTGTTTGCGGATCTCGGTCATTTTAACAGGAGCTCAATTCAG ATCGCCTTTTTGCTCACAATATATCCATCACTTGTTCTGACATATGCGGGGCAAACTGCATACCTTATCAAGAACCCAAATGATCATGATGATGGATTTTACAAGTTTATACCTACAACAATTTATTGGCCGATCTTTATCATAGCCACCCTAGCTGCTGTTGTTGCAAGCCAGTCATTGATATCAGCCACCTTCTCTGTCATCAAGCAATCCGTTGTTCTGGATTATTTCCCTAAAATTAAGGTGGTGCATACATCTTCTAACAAAGAGGGTGAAGTCTACTCCCCAGAAGTCAATTGCATTCTCATGATTCTTTGCGTTGCAGTGATACTTATTTTTGGAGATGGAAAGGATATCGGAAATGCTTTTG GTGTTGTTGTTAGTCTAGTGATGCTTATCACCACAATATTACTGACATTAGTTATGATCATGATATGGAGAACTCCGCCATGGCTGGTTGCAATTTacttcttcatattttttacgATGGAAGGGGTTTATGCCAGTGCTGTTTTGAGTAAAATACCTGAGGGTGGATGGATTCCTTTTGCCATTTCTTTTATCCTTGCTTTCATCATGTTTGGCTGGTTCTATGGAAGGCAGAAGAAGATAGAGTATGAGTTGACTCACAAGATAGACTTGGGAAGACTGGGAATACTATTATCCGAGCCAGGTATACAGAGGGTTCCAGGATTTTGCTTCTTTTACACCAACATTCAAGATGGCCTGACGCCTATCCTTGgacattatattaaaaacatgaaatctcTACACACAGTCACTATTTTCACCACGCTTCGATATTTATTGGTGCCCAAGGTTGCTGCGCATGAGAGGATTGTTGTCAACAAACTTGGCCTTGAAGGAGTTTATGGGTGCGTGATTCAATATGGCTATGCAGATTCCTTAAATCTCGAAGGAGATGACTTTTTAAGTCAAGTTACAGATAGCTTGCAGTTGTGCATACAAAACTGCTCTGGCTGCGTAACATCCGATCATGAAGAGGTTCAGGAAGAGATTTCTACATTTGAAGAAGCAAAGCTGGCTGGAGTGGTTCACATTCGAGGGAAGACAAGGTTTTATATAGGCAACAACTGTGGTTGGTTTGAAAGAAGCATGCTTGCATTTTATGAATTCTTGCACAGTAATTGTAGGTCTGCGCTGCCAGCCCTTGGGGTGCCACTACCACAGCGTATTGAGGTTGGAATGCTCTATGAAGCTTGA